In a single window of the Gemmatimonadota bacterium genome:
- a CDS encoding thiamine phosphate synthase translates to MRENLAATLRLLLVTDDALLGARDPIAVARAAVAGGVTAIQLRLKHATDRDLLALARHLVALLPVPIFVNDRLDIAIAAGAAGVHLGADDLPPARARRIVPAGFLLGASVGSHAEIERGLAADYWGIGPLHGTRTKDDAGLALGRDGAAMLLAAAGTRPCVVIGGVQPEDVAPALAAGFAGVAVASGILGGEDVEGGARKYRMMDDG, encoded by the coding sequence ATGCGCGAGAATCTAGCCGCCACCCTCCGTCTCCTGCTCGTGACCGACGACGCCCTGCTGGGCGCGCGCGACCCGATCGCCGTGGCGCGCGCCGCCGTCGCGGGAGGCGTCACCGCCATTCAGCTCCGGCTCAAGCACGCCACCGATCGCGACCTTCTCGCGCTGGCCCGCCACCTCGTGGCGCTCCTGCCGGTCCCGATCTTCGTCAACGACCGGCTCGACATCGCCATCGCCGCCGGCGCGGCGGGCGTCCATCTCGGCGCCGACGACCTCCCGCCAGCCCGGGCCCGGCGAATCGTCCCCGCGGGATTCCTCCTGGGTGCGTCGGTGGGCAGTCACGCCGAAATCGAGCGCGGGCTCGCCGCCGACTATTGGGGCATCGGGCCGCTGCATGGCACCCGCACCAAGGATGATGCCGGCCTGGCCCTCGGACGCGATGGGGCCGCGATGCTGCTGGCGGCGGCGGGCACTCGTCCATGCGTGGTCATCGGTGGCGTACAGCCGGAGGATGTCGCGCCGGCGCTCGCCGCAGGCTTTGCGGGCGTCGCCGTGGCGAGCGGGATTCTGGGGGGGGAGGATGTGGAGGGGGGGGCGAGGAAGTACCGGATGATGGATGATGGATGA
- the mltG gene encoding endolytic transglycosylase MltG encodes MSRRRVAFVALALLTACGGGDGPAVRVGVPKGSTLASIGDSLVARGIIANARWFRLRGRMQGVDRRLKPGVYEFVPGSSTAALLDRLASGDAVRFKITLPEGATLFDLARRAESVLAIPADTLLRAARDSALRREFGIPGATVEGWLRPVTFTFTGLGGAKEVLEAFLDARRSHWPADWKARADAADLDQADVISLASIIEAEAMRAVELPRIAAVYRNRLRLGMPLQADPTIQYAYLVDSGARKPRLYNKDYAYPSPYNSYLHTGLPPTPIGNPSDAAIEAVLSPAPGRELYFVAVGDGTHLFAVEYSQHLRNIKQVRGR; translated from the coding sequence ATGAGCCGCCGGCGCGTGGCGTTCGTGGCGCTCGCTCTCCTCACCGCGTGTGGCGGAGGCGACGGTCCGGCGGTCCGCGTGGGCGTCCCCAAGGGGAGCACGCTGGCCAGCATCGGCGACTCGCTCGTGGCGCGTGGCATCATCGCCAACGCGCGCTGGTTCCGGCTGCGTGGGCGGATGCAGGGTGTCGATCGGCGGCTCAAGCCCGGCGTCTACGAATTCGTCCCCGGCAGTTCGACCGCCGCACTGCTCGACCGGCTGGCGAGCGGCGATGCCGTCCGATTCAAGATCACGCTCCCCGAAGGCGCCACGCTCTTCGACCTCGCCCGCCGGGCCGAGAGTGTGCTGGCGATTCCCGCCGACACCTTGCTCCGCGCGGCCCGCGACAGCGCCCTGCGCCGGGAATTCGGGATCCCGGGTGCCACCGTCGAAGGGTGGCTCCGTCCGGTCACCTTCACCTTCACCGGTCTCGGCGGAGCGAAGGAGGTGCTCGAGGCGTTCCTCGACGCCCGCCGTTCGCATTGGCCGGCTGATTGGAAGGCACGTGCCGACGCCGCCGACCTCGACCAGGCCGACGTGATCTCCCTCGCTTCGATCATCGAGGCCGAGGCGATGCGCGCCGTCGAGCTGCCGCGGATCGCGGCCGTCTATCGGAACCGGCTCCGCCTGGGCATGCCCCTCCAGGCCGACCCGACAATCCAGTACGCCTACCTGGTCGATTCGGGCGCGCGGAAGCCGCGGCTCTACAACAAGGATTACGCCTACCCGTCACCCTACAACAGCTATCTCCACACCGGCCTGCCACCGACACCGATCGGCAACCCGAGCGATGCCGCGATCGAGGCGGTGCTCTCCCCCGCCCCGGGGCGCGAGCTCTACTTCGTCGCCGTGGGCGACGGGACGCATCTCTTTGCGGTGGAGTACTCGCAGCATTTGCGGAATATCAAGCAGGTGCGAGGCCGATAG
- the ruvX gene encoding Holliday junction resolvase RuvX has translation MIDDPPSIDYDSSTYTASTTIHTGRVLALDWGHARIGVAITDETQLLASPLGTLTRRAGKRLPLGQFLDLVEREHPVGLVVGLPLDDEGAEGESALAARAMGEQFAARASLPIAWIDESFTTAETLERLTERGIAPRQRKADIDAMAAAIVLERWLDARRK, from the coding sequence ATGATCGATGACCCCCCCTCGATCGACTACGACTCATCGACCTACACCGCCTCCACGACCATCCACACTGGCCGCGTCCTGGCCCTCGACTGGGGCCACGCCCGCATCGGCGTCGCGATCACCGATGAGACGCAGCTTCTCGCCTCCCCGCTCGGCACGCTCACGCGCCGGGCGGGGAAACGCTTGCCGTTGGGGCAGTTTCTCGATCTGGTCGAGCGCGAGCATCCGGTCGGCCTGGTGGTCGGGCTCCCCCTCGATGACGAGGGGGCCGAAGGAGAGTCCGCGCTGGCAGCACGCGCCATGGGGGAGCAGTTCGCAGCCCGCGCATCGCTGCCGATCGCGTGGATCGATGAGAGCTTCACGACCGCCGAAACGCTCGAGCGGCTGACCGAGCGCGGCATCGCCCCGCGCCAGCGGAAGGCCGACATCGATGCGATGGCCGCCGCGATCGTGCTGGAGCGTTGGCTCGACGCGAGGCGGAAATGA
- the rho gene encoding transcription termination factor Rho: MDIAELKQKSVAELHVLAAELNITNYSGLRKQDLIFRIEQSLLDKDTVIRGEGVLEILPEGYGFLRSQDWNYLYGPDDIYVSPSQIKRFDLRTGDTVQGQVRPPKEGERYLALLKVESVNFEEPDKTKTRIAFDNLKPRYPDERIRLEGSKNDLSMRVVDLMSPIGKGQRGLIVAPPKAGKTILLQKLANAITENHPESYLIVLLIDERPEEVTDMQENVQAEVIASTFDEPADRHVQVADMVIEKAKRLVEHGRDVIILLDSITRLARAHNVVVPHSGKILSGGVDANALQKPKRFFGAARNIEGGGSLTIIATALIDTGSRMDEVIFEEFKGTGNAELVLDRRLADRRIYPAIDINKSGTRKEELLLDKDELNRVYLLRNFLADMPVVEAMEFLLERMKRTKTNKEFFASMAQ, encoded by the coding sequence GTGGATATAGCAGAACTGAAGCAGAAATCCGTCGCCGAGCTCCATGTGCTCGCCGCCGAACTCAACATCACCAACTATTCGGGCCTCCGCAAGCAGGACCTGATCTTCCGCATCGAGCAGTCGCTGCTCGACAAGGACACGGTCATCCGCGGCGAAGGTGTGCTCGAAATCCTGCCGGAAGGATATGGCTTCCTCCGGTCGCAGGATTGGAACTACCTGTACGGGCCCGACGACATCTATGTCTCCCCGAGCCAGATCAAGCGCTTTGACCTGCGCACCGGCGACACGGTGCAGGGCCAGGTCCGACCCCCGAAGGAGGGGGAACGCTACCTCGCCCTGCTCAAGGTCGAGAGCGTCAACTTCGAGGAGCCGGACAAGACCAAGACGCGGATCGCGTTCGACAACCTGAAGCCGCGCTATCCTGACGAGCGGATCCGCCTCGAGGGGAGCAAGAACGATCTCTCGATGCGCGTCGTCGACCTGATGTCGCCGATCGGCAAGGGCCAGCGCGGGCTGATCGTGGCGCCGCCGAAGGCCGGCAAGACGATCCTGCTCCAGAAGCTCGCCAACGCGATCACCGAGAACCACCCCGAGAGCTACCTCATCGTGCTGCTCATCGACGAGCGCCCCGAGGAGGTGACGGACATGCAGGAGAACGTCCAGGCCGAGGTGATTGCCTCGACCTTCGACGAACCGGCCGACCGCCACGTGCAGGTCGCCGACATGGTGATCGAAAAGGCGAAGCGCCTGGTCGAGCACGGCCGCGACGTGATCATCCTCCTCGACTCGATCACCCGTCTGGCACGCGCCCACAACGTCGTCGTGCCGCACTCGGGGAAGATCCTCTCCGGTGGTGTCGACGCGAACGCGCTGCAGAAGCCGAAGCGGTTCTTCGGCGCCGCGCGCAACATCGAAGGCGGCGGCTCGCTCACGATTATCGCCACGGCCTTGATCGACACCGGCTCGCGGATGGACGAAGTGATCTTCGAGGAATTCAAGGGCACCGGCAACGCCGAGCTCGTCCTCGACCGCCGCCTCGCCGATCGCCGGATCTACCCCGCCATCGACATCAACAAGTCGGGCACCCGGAAGGAGGAGCTCCTCCTCGACAAGGACGAGCTCAACCGCGTCTACCTGCTCCGCAACTTCCTGGCGGACATGCCGGTGGTCGAGGCGATGGAGTTCCTCCTCGAGCGGATGAAGCGGACCAAGACGAACAAGGAGTTCTTCGCCTCCATGGCCCAATGA
- a CDS encoding site-2 protease family protein has translation MTDPRAFFSVWRSQPLAGTREVLDGVVAPEHRGPSPALSALLASWPGAWYWADDAKSRLVLIQGTVPARPERWLWHGALLALTVLCTLGAGAVLQSRWVPTVHPGFWGAVRSVVEFAEFALQGGWRTLLPGWEFAAPLLSILLVHELGHYWTARRYAIDVSPPYFLPVPPNLSPIGGLGAYIRLRSPIYDRRQLLDVGAAGPLAGFVVAIGVMIWGYQLSHRMELPLAGSASFVLFAGKPAFLGDSFLTHQLREWLLPGTGAVLLSPQAFAGWVGLFITGLNLLPLSQLDGGHVLYGLVGRRQKTIGLLCVGALLLLAPRAPMWYLWVVLTFAIGGGRWTHPEVVLPERPVLAAGRWTGFFCIVVFLLTFVPVPFLR, from the coding sequence ATGACCGACCCGCGCGCGTTCTTCTCCGTCTGGCGGTCCCAGCCGCTGGCCGGGACCCGCGAGGTGCTGGATGGCGTGGTCGCCCCGGAACACCGGGGTCCCTCGCCTGCGCTCTCGGCGCTCCTGGCCTCGTGGCCGGGGGCGTGGTATTGGGCCGACGACGCGAAGTCCCGACTGGTCCTTATCCAAGGGACGGTCCCGGCCCGCCCCGAACGCTGGTTGTGGCACGGCGCGCTCTTGGCGCTGACGGTCCTCTGCACGCTCGGCGCGGGCGCCGTGCTGCAGAGCCGCTGGGTGCCGACCGTTCATCCCGGGTTCTGGGGCGCGGTGCGTTCCGTGGTCGAATTCGCGGAATTTGCGCTCCAGGGTGGCTGGCGGACCTTGCTGCCGGGGTGGGAGTTCGCCGCGCCGCTGCTCTCCATCCTCCTCGTCCACGAACTGGGCCATTACTGGACCGCGCGGCGCTATGCCATCGATGTCTCGCCGCCCTACTTCCTGCCGGTGCCCCCAAACCTCTCGCCGATCGGTGGACTCGGGGCGTACATCCGCCTCCGGTCACCGATCTATGATCGGCGGCAGCTGCTCGATGTCGGCGCCGCGGGGCCGCTGGCGGGGTTCGTGGTGGCTATTGGCGTGATGATCTGGGGCTACCAGCTCTCGCATCGCATGGAGCTCCCGCTGGCCGGATCTGCGTCCTTCGTGCTGTTTGCCGGGAAGCCGGCGTTCCTGGGTGACTCGTTTCTGACCCATCAGCTGAGGGAGTGGCTCCTGCCGGGCACTGGGGCAGTGCTCCTCTCGCCGCAGGCCTTTGCCGGTTGGGTCGGTCTCTTCATTACGGGGCTCAACCTGCTGCCCCTGTCGCAGTTGGACGGCGGGCATGTCCTCTACGGCTTGGTCGGCCGCCGGCAGAAGACGATCGGGCTGCTCTGTGTCGGCGCCTTGCTCCTCCTCGCGCCGCGGGCACCGATGTGGTATCTCTGGGTTGTCCTGACCTTCGCCATTGGTGGCGGACGCTGGACCCACCCGGAAGTGGTGTTGCCTGAACGTCCGGTGCTCGCGGCCGGACGCTGGACCGGCTTCTTCTGCATCGTCGTCTTCCTGCTGACCTTCGTGCCAGTCCCCTTCCTTCGCTGA
- a CDS encoding cation:proton antiporter, whose amino-acid sequence MIVLGLFSTAPSADGHAVTGLFLVLAALVTVARLGGWVAMRVGQPAVLGELLAGILVGPSLLGLVTPGDPMLAMIAEFGVVILLFQIGLHTDLASLLKVGPAAASVGTIGVVLPFAAGYLVTTALGLPMLPSVVCAAALTATSIGISARILGDLGELETTEGKTVLGAAVLDDVVGLVILAIVATLAEGGVVTTASALKTGGVAVGFLVVALLAGRLVAPRLFATISRLHVSGATGALALAFALALAAAAGLAGSAMIIGAFAAGLILHETKQRHTIEEATTGLGHFFVPIFFASVGASVDVAAMMQPAALQLGGLLLVIGIVGKFVAGYAPFWLPVRHALIGAAMVPRGEVGLIFAQMGLATGALTSEHFGAVMLMVIGTTVVTPPWLAALSRRGGGRGSRTASPDFQPGLDDLVAGDRARREE is encoded by the coding sequence ATGATCGTACTCGGACTCTTCTCGACGGCTCCATCCGCCGATGGACATGCCGTGACCGGACTCTTCCTGGTCCTCGCCGCCCTGGTCACGGTGGCGCGCCTCGGGGGCTGGGTCGCGATGCGCGTCGGCCAACCAGCCGTCCTCGGCGAACTCCTGGCCGGCATCCTCGTCGGGCCGTCGCTGCTTGGCCTGGTGACCCCTGGCGATCCGATGCTGGCGATGATCGCCGAATTCGGTGTCGTCATCCTCCTCTTCCAGATCGGGCTGCATACCGATCTCGCCTCGCTGCTCAAGGTGGGGCCGGCCGCAGCATCGGTCGGGACCATCGGCGTCGTGCTCCCCTTCGCTGCGGGCTACCTCGTGACCACGGCCCTCGGACTGCCGATGCTGCCCTCGGTCGTCTGTGCCGCAGCGCTCACCGCCACCTCGATCGGGATTTCGGCGCGCATTCTTGGTGACCTTGGCGAGCTCGAGACCACGGAGGGGAAGACCGTCCTCGGCGCCGCCGTGCTTGATGACGTTGTCGGGCTGGTCATCCTTGCGATCGTCGCCACGCTCGCCGAGGGGGGCGTGGTCACCACCGCGAGCGCCCTGAAGACCGGCGGTGTGGCCGTCGGCTTCCTGGTCGTCGCGTTGCTCGCCGGCCGACTCGTCGCGCCGCGACTCTTCGCCACGATCTCACGCCTGCACGTCAGCGGTGCCACCGGCGCGCTCGCCCTCGCGTTCGCGCTCGCCCTTGCGGCGGCCGCCGGCCTGGCCGGGTCGGCGATGATCATCGGCGCCTTCGCCGCGGGGCTGATCCTGCACGAGACGAAGCAGCGTCACACGATCGAAGAGGCCACGACCGGACTGGGGCACTTCTTCGTGCCGATCTTCTTCGCCTCCGTCGGCGCGTCGGTGGACGTCGCGGCGATGATGCAGCCGGCGGCGCTGCAGCTCGGCGGCCTGCTCCTGGTGATCGGGATCGTGGGGAAGTTCGTCGCGGGCTATGCCCCGTTCTGGCTGCCGGTTCGGCACGCGCTGATCGGCGCCGCGATGGTGCCGCGCGGCGAGGTCGGATTGATCTTTGCCCAGATGGGGCTGGCGACCGGTGCGCTCACGTCCGAGCATTTCGGGGCGGTGATGCTGATGGTCATCGGCACCACGGTCGTGACACCGCCGTGGCTCGCAGCGCTCTCTCGTCGCGGTGGCGGCCGCGGATCGCGGACTGCTTCGCCTGACTTCCAGCCCGGCCTCGACGACCTCGTTGCCGGCGACCGGGCACGGCGCGAGGAGTAG
- the cadA gene encoding cadmium-translocating P-type ATPase, producing the protein MEPSRRVRVRSYPQGTLPNGTLAPWHYTSKRATRCVEEIAMSRDQSWLERTLYGTGTPSPLARLLAKHEGLAWASVAGLLLFTSWIVERTAIFAPWVALVGYGLVGVIGGRQPVLHLVRALRRGAFHLDIDFLMVVAAIGAASVGAWAEGAFLLFLFALANALEEYALDRARSAIRNLADLAPAQARLLRDGVEVEIPVEQVRIGDVLVVRPAERLPADGTVRTGRSAINQAPITGESVPVEKEPGDEVFAGTVNGDGALEITATRAVGDRTLDRVIRLVEEAQAAKAPVQRITERFERIFVPGVVVADILLIVVPGLMGWMPWGESLYRGMTVLVAASPCAIALGAPAAMLAGIAQAAKHGILLKGGASLEALATVRAVAFDKTGTLTIGRPEVTDVTPMPGVTVPELLGIAAAVEARSQHPLAQAVVRRAAADGVTLPAAGELQSMTARGVRADVAGLPVLIGSARLWTDDGVAFPAEITAALAEMSARGRSMMIVRHGDRWLGVLGLLDPPRPSVHATLERLRALHLKPLVMLTGDHRGVGEAIGREVGVDEVRADLLPEDKVTAIHELMAAHGTMVMVGDGVNDAPALAASTVGIAMGGAGTAAALETADAALMGDDLARLPWAIGLARATRRIVFQNLAIAGGVMLVLLILAASGILTIGPAVIGHEGSTLVVIANALRLLAHRVAKGRSNRGSMIPSRHPYPSRPPSTPRPRRRLEIRRNCHGRSATRSRHGGRTSP; encoded by the coding sequence ATGGAGCCGTCGAGAAGAGTCCGAGTACGATCATACCCCCAAGGTACACTCCCGAATGGAACCCTTGCACCATGGCATTACACTTCGAAACGCGCCACGCGGTGCGTCGAGGAGATTGCGATGAGCAGGGATCAGAGTTGGTTGGAACGGACCTTGTACGGGACCGGCACGCCGTCGCCCTTGGCGCGGCTGCTCGCGAAGCACGAGGGGCTCGCCTGGGCCAGCGTCGCGGGGCTGCTGCTCTTCACCAGCTGGATCGTCGAGCGGACCGCGATCTTCGCGCCGTGGGTCGCCCTCGTCGGGTACGGCCTCGTCGGCGTGATTGGCGGCCGCCAGCCGGTGCTGCACTTGGTGCGCGCGCTGCGTCGCGGCGCCTTCCACCTCGACATCGACTTCCTGATGGTCGTCGCCGCGATCGGGGCGGCCAGCGTCGGCGCGTGGGCGGAAGGTGCCTTCCTGCTCTTTCTCTTTGCGCTGGCGAATGCGCTGGAGGAATACGCCCTCGACCGCGCACGGTCGGCGATCCGCAATCTGGCCGATCTGGCACCGGCGCAGGCGCGCCTGCTGCGCGACGGGGTCGAAGTGGAGATCCCGGTCGAGCAGGTGCGCATCGGCGATGTGCTGGTCGTTCGTCCCGCCGAGCGGCTCCCGGCGGACGGCACGGTACGGACCGGCCGATCGGCCATCAACCAGGCGCCGATCACCGGCGAATCGGTGCCGGTGGAGAAGGAGCCCGGCGATGAGGTGTTTGCCGGCACGGTGAATGGTGACGGTGCGCTCGAGATCACCGCGACGCGCGCGGTCGGTGACCGGACACTCGACCGCGTCATCCGACTGGTCGAGGAAGCGCAGGCGGCGAAGGCACCGGTCCAGCGGATCACCGAACGGTTCGAACGGATCTTCGTGCCTGGCGTCGTGGTCGCCGACATCCTGCTGATCGTGGTGCCCGGACTGATGGGGTGGATGCCGTGGGGCGAGAGCCTCTATCGCGGCATGACGGTGCTGGTCGCCGCCTCGCCCTGCGCGATCGCCCTCGGCGCGCCGGCGGCGATGCTCGCCGGCATCGCGCAGGCGGCAAAGCACGGCATCCTGCTGAAGGGCGGCGCCTCGCTTGAGGCACTCGCCACCGTCCGCGCCGTCGCCTTCGACAAGACGGGCACGCTCACCATCGGGCGCCCCGAGGTGACCGACGTGACCCCGATGCCCGGCGTCACCGTCCCGGAGCTCCTCGGCATTGCAGCGGCGGTCGAAGCGCGGTCACAGCATCCGCTGGCCCAGGCGGTGGTGCGACGTGCGGCGGCGGACGGCGTGACGCTGCCCGCCGCCGGCGAGTTGCAGAGCATGACGGCGCGGGGTGTGCGCGCCGACGTCGCCGGCCTGCCCGTGCTGATCGGCAGTGCGCGGCTCTGGACGGACGACGGCGTCGCCTTCCCGGCCGAGATCACGGCGGCGTTGGCGGAGATGAGTGCCCGCGGCCGCAGCATGATGATCGTCCGCCACGGCGACCGCTGGCTCGGCGTGCTGGGGCTCCTCGATCCGCCGCGGCCGTCGGTCCACGCCACGCTGGAGCGACTGCGGGCGTTGCACCTCAAGCCGTTGGTGATGCTTACCGGCGACCACCGGGGTGTCGGCGAGGCGATCGGGCGGGAAGTGGGCGTCGACGAGGTGCGCGCCGACCTCCTTCCCGAGGACAAGGTCACCGCCATCCACGAGCTGATGGCCGCGCATGGCACAATGGTGATGGTGGGCGACGGCGTGAATGACGCGCCGGCACTCGCTGCGTCGACGGTGGGGATCGCGATGGGCGGCGCCGGCACCGCGGCCGCGCTCGAGACTGCCGACGCCGCCCTCATGGGTGACGATCTGGCCCGCCTCCCCTGGGCAATCGGTTTGGCCAGGGCCACGCGACGGATCGTCTTCCAGAATCTGGCGATCGCCGGCGGCGTCATGCTCGTCCTGCTGATCCTCGCGGCCAGCGGCATCCTCACCATTGGCCCCGCCGTGATCGGCCATGAGGGGAGCACGTTGGTGGTGATCGCGAATGCGCTGCGGTTGCTGGCGCATAGAGTAGCGAAGGGAAGATCGAACAGGGGATCGATGATCCCATCGCGTCACCCCTACCCCAGCCGCCCGCCGTCGACTCCACGCCCTCGTCGCCGCCTGGAAATTCGCCGCAACTGCCATGGCCGGTCCGCCACACGGTCCCGGCACGGCGGGAGGACGAGCCCGTGA
- a CDS encoding zinc-binding dehydrogenase, with the protein MPQLGETIRAAVIDSPNAPVRVVNFGAPTLAPGSALLRTSYSEVCGTDVHIWRGRMPGVPFPIIPGHVSVGVLAAVSGKLLDIHGARFKEGDLVTFLDVHGTCGNCWYCLVAKQTTRCPHRRVYGITYGVDDGLLGGWSEAIWMKPGLKMIRIPTGLRPETFIGGGCGLVTAVHVMDRADVQLGQTVVVLGVGPVGQSIIALSAQAGAGQVIGIGEPVDRLAYAKRMGATHVIGLDLPPADRVAEVRRMTQGRGADIVIEATGAPAAVTQALDLVRDGGRVVVCGQYSDHGDTPINPHRQINRTHVEIRGVWGSDYSHFHRAVEFATHWGDRIPWAEQVSGRYPLERVQEALEAVEQRRVLKALVVPGASA; encoded by the coding sequence ATGCCCCAGTTGGGCGAGACCATTCGTGCCGCAGTCATCGACTCCCCCAATGCGCCGGTCCGCGTCGTCAACTTCGGCGCGCCGACATTGGCACCGGGGTCGGCGCTCTTGCGCACCTCCTACTCGGAAGTGTGCGGCACCGATGTGCACATCTGGCGGGGCCGCATGCCGGGGGTGCCGTTCCCGATCATTCCCGGGCACGTCAGCGTCGGCGTCCTCGCCGCGGTGAGTGGCAAGCTGCTCGACATCCACGGCGCGCGCTTCAAGGAAGGCGACCTGGTCACCTTTCTCGACGTCCATGGGACCTGCGGCAACTGCTGGTATTGCCTCGTCGCGAAGCAGACCACGCGCTGCCCGCATCGGCGCGTCTACGGCATCACCTACGGCGTCGACGACGGCCTGCTCGGCGGATGGTCCGAGGCGATCTGGATGAAGCCCGGCCTCAAGATGATTCGCATCCCGACCGGCCTCCGGCCGGAGACCTTCATCGGGGGCGGCTGCGGCCTGGTGACCGCAGTGCACGTGATGGACCGCGCTGATGTGCAGCTCGGGCAGACGGTCGTGGTGCTTGGCGTCGGTCCGGTGGGGCAGTCGATCATCGCCCTGTCGGCACAGGCCGGCGCCGGGCAGGTGATCGGCATCGGTGAACCGGTCGATCGGCTGGCCTACGCCAAGCGGATGGGGGCGACGCATGTGATCGGACTCGACTTGCCGCCCGCCGATCGGGTGGCCGAAGTTCGCCGGATGACCCAAGGCCGCGGCGCGGACATCGTGATCGAGGCGACCGGTGCGCCGGCGGCAGTCACGCAGGCACTCGACCTGGTGCGCGATGGCGGCCGCGTGGTGGTCTGTGGCCAGTATTCCGACCACGGCGACACCCCGATCAATCCGCATCGGCAGATCAATCGCACCCACGTGGAGATCCGCGGGGTCTGGGGTTCCGACTACTCGCATTTCCATCGGGCCGTCGAATTCGCCACGCACTGGGGTGACCGCATCCCCTGGGCCGAACAGGTCTCGGGCCGCTATCCGCTCGAGCGGGTGCAGGAGGCACTCGAAGCGGTCGAACAGCGCCGCGTGCTCAAGGCACTGGTGGTGCCGGGCGCCTCGGCGTGA
- a CDS encoding alkaline phosphatase family protein produces MPAVKRVLLLLIDGLRADVAERELAAGHLPHLAALTAGGTRSRAATAFPSTTSVAYLPFLTGALPGRCNVPSIRWLDREAYTGRWWADRDAVRSYCGWQAGHLNRDIAPDVATIFELVPESIAIFSMITRGLPTEADRIQGARKFWGTISHYTENHQPGDDAVAAELLAQAGGDWRFCFAQFPAVDGHTHAATPDAPRVLDSLRKVDATIGALTERLRALGRLDDTLIMIVSDHGAAPVHHHLDLATWFRKRGARTLAHPVLWTRDPQVAVMVAGNAQAAVYATPNVPRAARHPLSMLRTPGALGIAGDAVASLTAEAGIALVAGAEPGGGVRVASAAGEATLRRDGEAIHYTRESGDPLVIGADATHDHREWLARTIDGPFPDGPVSLLDQFQAPRTGDLVIAAAEGWDFREAWEYPEHKSGHGSLIAGHMLTPAWSNRPLPSGPLRTVDLYPVICAWLGVGPSEPRPLFS; encoded by the coding sequence ATGCCCGCCGTGAAACGCGTCCTCCTCCTCCTGATCGATGGCCTCCGGGCCGATGTCGCCGAGCGCGAACTCGCCGCGGGCCACCTGCCGCACCTTGCCGCCCTGACGGCGGGTGGCACGCGGTCGCGTGCGGCCACGGCTTTCCCATCCACGACCAGCGTGGCCTATCTCCCCTTCCTGACCGGCGCGTTGCCCGGGCGCTGCAACGTCCCGTCCATTCGCTGGCTCGATCGCGAGGCCTATACCGGCCGCTGGTGGGCCGACCGCGACGCGGTGCGCAGCTACTGCGGCTGGCAGGCGGGGCACCTGAATCGCGACATCGCGCCCGACGTGGCCACGATCTTCGAGCTGGTGCCGGAGAGCATCGCGATCTTCTCGATGATCACCCGCGGCCTCCCGACGGAGGCCGACAGGATCCAGGGCGCTCGGAAGTTCTGGGGGACCATCTCGCACTACACCGAGAACCACCAGCCGGGCGACGACGCGGTCGCCGCCGAATTGCTGGCACAGGCGGGCGGCGATTGGCGGTTCTGCTTTGCGCAGTTCCCCGCCGTCGATGGCCACACCCACGCCGCCACCCCCGACGCGCCCCGCGTGCTCGACTCGCTCCGAAAGGTCGACGCCACCATCGGCGCGCTCACCGAGCGGCTGCGTGCCCTCGGCCGGCTCGACGACACGCTGATCATGATCGTGAGCGACCACGGCGCGGCCCCGGTGCACCACCACCTCGACCTTGCCACCTGGTTCCGGAAGCGTGGCGCGCGGACGCTGGCGCATCCGGTCCTCTGGACTCGGGACCCGCAGGTCGCGGTGATGGTGGCGGGCAACGCGCAGGCCGCCGTCTACGCCACACCCAACGTCCCACGCGCGGCACGGCATCCACTCTCGATGCTCCGCACCCCGGGCGCCCTCGGCATCGCCGGCGACGCGGTCGCGTCACTCACTGCCGAGGCGGGGATTGCACTGGTGGCGGGTGCGGAACCGGGCGGTGGCGTACGGGTGGCCTCGGCGGCTGGCGAGGCGACGCTCCGCCGCGACGGCGAGGCGATTCATTACACGCGCGAGAGCGGTGATCCCCTGGTGATCGGCGCCGATGCGACGCATGATCATCGCGAGTGGTTGGCGCGCACGATCGACGGCCCCTTTCCCGATGGGCCGGTCTCGCTGCTCGATCAATTCCAGGCGCCGCGCACCGGCGACCTCGTGATCGCAGCCGCCGAGGGGTGGGACTTCCGCGAGGCATGGGAATATCCGGAGCACAAATCCGGGCACGGCTCGTTGATCGCCGGCCACATGCTGACCCCGGCGTGGTCGAACCGGCCGCTCCCGTCCGGTCCACTCCGCACCGTTGACCTTTACCCGGTCATCTGCGCCTGGCTCGGCGTCGGGCCCAGCGAGCCGCGCCCGCTCTTCAGCTGA